One Elgaria multicarinata webbii isolate HBS135686 ecotype San Diego chromosome 6, rElgMul1.1.pri, whole genome shotgun sequence DNA segment encodes these proteins:
- the EIF3F gene encoding eukaryotic translation initiation factor 3 subunit F, producing the protein MPPPPPPPPVSSAAALVTAAPQVVPPTAPAAAPAPAQAAPAAAAPAPPPPPPAALAAPFPGGRAVRLHPVVLASIVDSFERRNEGAARVIGTLLGTIDKHSVEVTNCFSVPHNESEDEVAVDMEFAKNMYELHKKVSPSEIILGWYATGHDITEHSVLIHEYYSREAHNPIHLTVDTSLQNGRMSIKAYVSTAMGVPGKTMGVMFTPLTVKYAYYDTERIGVDLIMKTCFSPNRVISLSSDLQQVGTASARIQDTLSTVLQYAEDVLSGKVAADNTVGRFLMDLINQVPKISPEDFETMLNSNINDLLMVTYLANLTQSQIALNEKILNL; encoded by the exons GGCGGCTCCTGCTCCCGCTCAGGCcgcgccggcggcggcggctcctgctcctcctcctcctccgccggcTGCGCTGGCGGCGCCTTTCCCCGGCGGCCGCGCGGTCCGGCTGCACCCCGTGGTGCTCGCCTCCATCGTGGACAGCTTTGAGAGGCGCAACGAGGGCGCGGCCAGGGTCATCGGCACGCTGCTGG GTACCATTGACAAACATTCAGTGGAAGTCACCAATTGCTTCTCCGTCCCTCACAATGAGTCAGAAGATGAG GTGGCGGTTGACATGGAATTTGCCAAGAACATGTATGAACTGCACAAGAAAGTTTCTCCCAGTGAGATTATTCTTGGATG GTATGCAACAGGCCACGACATCACTGAACACTCTGTCTTAATTCATGAATATTACAGTCGGGAAGCACACAATCCAATTCATCTCACTGTAGACACCAGCCTACAAAATGGACGCATGAGCATTAAGGCATATGTCag TACTGCAATGGGAGTCCCTGGGAAGACGATGGGAGTAATGTTCACGCCCCTCACAGTGAAGTACGCCTACTATGACACAGAGCGGATAGGGG TTGATCTCATCATGAAGACTTGCTTCAGCCCAAATCGAGTGATTAGCTTGTCCAGTGACCTTCAGCAAGTGGGGACAGCGTCTGCTCGGATTCAGGATACCCTGAGCACAGTGCTGCAGTATGCAGAAGATGTGCTG TCTGGTAAAGTGGCTGCTGACAACACCGTTGGCCGCTTCCTGATGGACCTTATAAATCAAGTTCCCAAGATTTCCCCAGAGGACTTTGAGACGATGCTGAACAGCAATATCAAT GACTTGCTGATGGTGACTTACTTGGCAAACCTCACCCAGTCACAGATTGCACTCAATGAAAAAATTCTAAACCTCTGA